Within the Molothrus aeneus isolate 106 chromosome 1, BPBGC_Maene_1.0, whole genome shotgun sequence genome, the region GTGCGCTGGGGACGGGCCGCGCCGGGATGGGCGGGCCGGGGGGGCGCTCGGTGCCCGCCGGCGCCCCGGGAGGGCCCGGGGAGGGCTCGGGCTGTCAGCTGCATGGGCATCCCTGTCGTCCCGCAGGCTCCCCAGCCGGCCGCCAGGATGTCGTACATGCTGCCGCACTTGCACAATGGGTGGCAGGTGGACCAGGCCATCCTGTCGGAGGAGGACCGGGTCGTGGTCATCCGCTTCGGGCACGACTGGGACCCCACGTGCATGAAGATGGATGAGGTCCTGTACAGCATCGCCGAGAAGGTAAACGGGAGCTTTCTGCTCCTTCTGAGCTCAGTGTTCCCCATGGCTTGCTTGGAGCCTGGGGCAGCTTGTAACCGGGGTTCTGCACAGGTATCCCAGCTTTAGGAGGCAGCGGGAAAGTTGTGTGGTTTCACTTTCACGAATGTCTCCTAAAGACTGCTCTGATGTTTGCAGTGTTCTGGGGGGTGAAAAGAGCGTCGCAGGTGTTCGGAAATCGAGGGTGCTGCCAGTCAATAATCCATGACTGAGGGAGCATCGGCATTCAGGCAGAAACAGTGCTCGGTGGTAGGGCTGCTGCGGCTCCGGGTAACGCAGCACTCTCACTTCACAGTGGAAATGTACCTTCAGATTTCCATCTGAGTAGCTTGAAAAGTTACTTTCATTTTGGCTCTTAAGAATGGTGAGGCACTTAAATGTGCAGGATGGTATTGATTAATCTGTCACTCATATAATTCTGATTAATCTGTCAGCAGTATTAATCTGTCAGTGATGTTATCCATGGACACCAGTAGCATTCTGCTGAATTGCATGGACTGAATAAAATTTTAAGAGCCAAACTCCACAGCTGTTTTCAGATGGAAACTGAATGATTACAAACAGCTGGTCACTTACTTAAGAAAGATACATAGATAGGAAAAACTAGACTGTTAGGATACACAATCACCTACAATTTACCTTTTCATATATTTGCTAAAGTTTTTGCGACACGATAGATGTAGAATATTGACAGCTCTTTAACTGAGCCACatgaaggaagaaacaaaaatatctgaatCAGAAATGGTAACTTGGGTAGGAAAAAGTGTCAGCTATCatagaaatcacagaatggtttgggttggaagggatcttaaagattaTCTCATTCCaactctcctgctctcctgcacaggttgctcaaggccccatccagcctggccttgaacactgcaaTGAATGGAGCATCCAGAACTTCGCTGCCTTCATAGAAAGTTCTGTGCATGCTGCATAGATTGACATGGagttgtttttgtggtttaCTTTGCCTtctgaagtttttaaaaataacttgtgTCTTGAAAATCCCCACAATTAAAGATCTATACCCACAGCCGTTAAGATGTATTAGAATGCAGTAAAGAGTTGTGACATGTTTTAATACTGTTGTTTTGTATTCAGCCTGGTGGGAGTGTTATGCTCAGATACTGTTAGTATGGACTTGAGGCAGGATGCTTGGAAATTTCGAAGACCTGTTGGCAGCTAGGGGTGACTGGGGGAAGAAAGAACAAAGTAActtcttatttaaaaatctcCCTCTGCAGAAATGTCAAATTAAAGAGGGAGATCCTACCTCATCCTCTTGCTTACAAGCCATGTTTGGATCTCTGCTGTTTTAAAGAGTGAGTAAAAGTTCCAATTGTCCAGGTGTTTATTCTAGAGAATAATACAGAATGTTGATGCATTATAAATGCAGGCTACGTCTGAAGGCAATGTGACCGTATTTTACATTTGTTACCCTGGTGCAATATTCTTTTAGACTGCAGCATGTTTTTGGGTAGCAGTAatatttatctgtattttatGATAGGATAacagggttttcttttcagttttcgTGGAAAAAGAAACTAGAATGCTATCTGAAAGTACAAAGCAGATTGTACTGAAATGTACTCCACTTGCAGCTGACTGGATTTTCTCCCCTAGTGTTATATGAAAAAGAAGCAAGGTTTCACTGAATGTCAAAACAAATCATAATTGTAAgatgttagatttttttttgctttgtcagGGGTTCAATCAAACATTGATTGAAGCAAGAATTGAGTTTCACAAATTTTGTCTTAATGACCTTTtctaaaaatacacttttttcttttctttaaagggAACTCATAATTATAAACCTATCCCCTAAAATACAGGGATTGGTTTGCTAAATTGATGCACCTtgtttaagaaattatttatttatgagtGAATAGTGTAAATTAGGTAACTTGTATTGGATCAGTTTGGGTTTAGGGAGGATTTTTCAAATGTTGTGCATTTATTTAACCATAATCAGAAGTGTGAATAGCTGTGGTTTTTCCTCGAACATAAGTTGTGCCTCTGCATTTCTGCTAAGGTTACATGAAAagtgagagaggaaaagaaggtgGGGCAGGGAAAGAGGTAGCTGTGAAAAAAGCATATAGGTATTTTAGCTACTGGTGTTTGTAATTAAAAGCTGATTAGTCTctgttcctgtatttttttcctgcaagttTCTTGACTGTAAAGCAGTGTTTTGTTCTTCTAAACAGAAAAAACACTGTCTAGAAACTGGTTAGAAAGATGAGAAGGAGGAATCTTGGATCTTGTTCCAGATTTCCTTGGATATTTGGGCTGTAAGGTTTGCTTTTCAAAGGCAGCTGAAATCTTTTAACAACTGAAAAAACAGGAGCATTACTTACCTCTGACAGGAATTTCAAGAAACTTCACGATTTTTGTCAGTCATCCTGGGCATTAATTGTAGTGTCAATCTCATGTTGTAGgaatgaatttatttattttttagaaggATATTGTTAATTAAGGAAGTCAGGGAGGAGAACTTCAGAGGACAAATGAGTCCCATGGCAAATGATTTTTCCTACCTCTGTGTTTCCCATTTACTAGCAAGTATGTGAAGACAGGATACAGAATCTTTATCTGATGTTAAAAGTCCTATAGATTCCTCTGCTTTATAGTCTTGAGCCATTCAGTGTAAAGATTTCATAGCAGTCCTCAGGCAGAGACAGTTCTGTGAAGTATTCaaacagcctgggacagtggccAGGCAGTAATATACTTCTGGGTTTTCTACATGCATCTTGAGCCATGTGGATTGATTGGACTGATCTATGAAATTACCATCACTGGGGAGAAGGGGCAAAACTGCAGCCCAACCTATGAAAAGAGGTCACACAGTTTTGAATCTATGCTGCTGTTTGACTTATGTCTCCTACTCTACCCTGTCCCCATGGAACAAGCAGCTCCAACAGCCTGGTAAGGCAGAGAAAGTTTTGAATTGAAAGAGAGATAAGGGAAGTCAGGAGTGTCAGAAATAGTTAATATCTCTctctgaaaatgcttttatcTTCCATTGTTGCACAAGTGAGGTGCTGCCCAGAAGGAGGTGTCTCACtagagttttgatttttttcttcagaaagcagTTGACTTACTGCAACAAATTTACTGTATTTAGTGTATGTTATGAGGTTAAGCACTTTCAGAGTAAACTTCTGTTATTATGTGTTTAACTTCTAAAATACTACaaggtttttttcatattgtcTCTACAGTAAAATTTTGGTTTGTATTAACAAATTCAGTGCAGTCCCCCTTGTAACTACTGCCACTGCTTGTATTTACTTGGATTTGCATGTTTAGAGTTGTATTTTATTCTTGTTCTGAGGTGTCCATACTGTATCCTCAGTTACAACTCACAAATCAGGTAGAAAACTTGTTAGCAACCACTGCTTTGACAGGGTAGCAAAGCTGGTTTTGTACAGGAATGTAGGTTTTCAACTGACAGCTCTGTCTGAGCAATGGATTCACATCCCAGCAGAGAGAGGTCGGCCTTTGGTTTGTCTCCACAAACCATGCACTTCCACAGCAGTCTGAATCCATAAATACTTCCCCTGTTTTTGCTTAAATCAAAGCTTTTTTGTGAATTAGAACTGGCTGTGTGTGAAGTTGGCTCAGATGATGCTCTGTACTGCTGCTGTCTTGACTCCAATATTGTGTCTGAGACAGGAACTGCTTCTTCAGGCTCTAAAACTGGTCAGTACTGTGCAAAAAGAGACATCTGAGTCTCTGCAAGGCTTGTCTCGTGTTGAAATGAAATGCCTCTTGGTGACAAGCTTGCTTAGCCTGGCACATTAAATTGCCCAGCCCCTAAACATTACATAGGCCACTGCAGTTCTTCTGCATCACCCTCTCCATGTATTTATCTCGTCGCTCCTTAGGCCTGAATTCCTATTTCCTATTCCTATCCTTGGCAGCTGGTGCCCAAACTCAACAGAGCACACACTCATTCAATGTGCTTTGTAAGCTAGCTTGTTTTGGAGTGGTGATCATGCCAAATTTGAAATTAGGAAAGTGAGGGGTAAAGAACAGAGCagcttttaaagttttgaattaaaatttgaGTCCAGCTTTAAGGTCTGCTTCCGACTCAATATGAGCTTTTCAGCAGGTGACTCTCATCAGTTTCACTTCTATGAAAGTAGGTCAGACAGAAGGAAGATTCAATTAATGTCTTGGATGCCTGGGTCCTGGTGATGACTTGCACATGATTTGAGTGATCCAGTCCTTTTTAGTAAGATTTATGTAACAAAATAATACTTTTATAGTCATTTCTCTTGTATGAAATCCTAGGCTGTTGATGAGCACTGCTAGTGACATGCATTTCTGGTTCTGCAACAACTCAACTAAATTAAATGCATATAGCGTCAAACTaactttaaaaggtttttttgttctAGTGCTATCTGAAGTACAGAGTTCTTGAATGTAAAATTTTGGTTTAGGAGTGCTTATGCAGTGGTATTCTGGTGCAACATGTAAATCTCCTTGGACTAGTCTTTCACCGAACAAAACAAATCCTaagtatattttattaaaataatttttcaagctCCAAATTAAGTAATTGTTCAGAGATGGTGTGCTCTGTCAAAAGTGCTGAGTGTGTTGTAGAAATTTCCCCACATGGTGAAGGTGTGCTGCTGATGCTAAAAATGCCAGCAGGGTGGAAGAAGTAATGATAGGATAAAATGAAAATGGCTCCTcaggtgttttgttttctaaaaaaagGATCAACCACCCCACAACTGCCTGCCAGGGCTCACCAGGGAATAGCTTCAGTCACTTCTCAGCTAAATTGGGCTGCCTCTGAACATCCCATTAAGGTTCTTAGAAGTCTTTAATGTAAAATTGAAATGAGTGTGAAGGATCCCTTCAGAGGGTTTGATATTATGACTGTTTTAGTTTACATGGCTTTACCTCCTGCCTGATTTAGAACATAGGGATGTTTTCATTGGAATGTTGACTGAACCTGGGACTCTTAACTGGCTCCATAAAAGCACAGTAAAAACTTTAAATTCTGCTTTGCTCTAGAAGAAATTTTACTTTCTTTGCTAGTAATACTTACTTGTATTCTTGAAGTgtgattatttttataattttgaaacTGTCTTGAAGCAGAAGtccataaaaatttatttactcTGTGcttctgagggttttttttgtaaataaacatttccaTACTTTCTCAGTAAAGTGCCTATTAGGATGTCTATGTACAAGCTACACAATATTTTTCTCATACAAACTAATCCTGCTCTgtgaactaaaataaaatattgttccATCGGGCAGGTATTATACTCATCATAGCATTTCCAGACTTttgatagaaaaaaattaacaagtgGGAAGTATTCTCACAAACAGTGCATTTGTCATAGGTTTTAGACCATGTGTGTCAACCTCAGGCTGGTAATTCTGGGCACCCAAATGGGAGGGACTAAAATTGTGTTAGCAGGTAACTGAGGATGGGGAGACACAATTGTGGGCTCCTGGTGTAGTGCAAAAGCAATTGATAATATACCTTATAGTTTATGCATTCTGACTTAGAATGtgatgtgtgtgagtgtgtaaTTTCTACTGTGCACTTAGGAGCTAAGTTTAGAAACCAAAATTTCCCCTAATTCCACTTGCTAACAAGTATGCTACATCTAGGAAACAAAAGTATGCCATGGTTTTCTTGCAGGAATGAAGGCATTGACTGTGACACTAGAGGGGAGGGATTCTTTTGCATCTGAGTAACTCTGCAGAATGAAAGCCAGTTTTACCAGAATTGTTCATACTTCTCATCAAGGTCTTATTTCTTTAGCAATTGCACTTTTAAATTTTAGCTTTGCACCTCTCAGTAAAAGCTactagttttaaaattaaattataagtTTACAATTTTACACAAATTGGATGTTTTAGAGGGGGAAGAATGCTTGGAGGCAGGCACCAGGGCATTGTAGATCATTAATTTTCTGAAGTCTATAAGCAGCTGATGACACAGGCAAAATGTGTCAGCTTGGCTTGCACAAAGCAACTATTCTACTTCTTTAGAGCTGTGCATGTCACTGTGAGTTCTCAGCTCTATATAAAGGGCATTTGTTTCTCTGGATGTTGATTTAGCATAGTATCTTTCCAGTTTACACTGGATGTGAAATGAGCTTCTTAGctatattgaaaaatattttccatgttaATTGGTTGTTGTGATTAACAATAAAAGCAAGGCtgtttattctgattttatgacttaataatttggaaaataaatgttacAATAATGAAAGCTTATGCCTTTTAATTGGTAATATATATAGCTTTTgtatttcctgttttcttctgtttaggTTAAAAACTTTGCTGTTATTTATCTTGTGGACATCACTGAAGTACCAGACTTCAACAAGATGTATGAGTTGTATGATCCCTGTACCGTCATGTTTTTCTTCAGGTATGTGATGATTCTGGAATGTAACTCATTTAAGCTTTCTGTTTGTCAAATACAGTGTCTCAGCAGATCATTTCCAAATGCATAATAGCACACTGATGCCTATATTTACATTGCTCTACAGAAGAGTAAACTGATTTTATAGGAAAATGGTTTGTTTTCCAATCAGCCTGGTAACAGTGTTTGATAATAGAGTGTAAATTAATGATAGTGAAAAACGGGTTTATTATCCatttttcttagttttaaaTCTCAAACTTCCTGTAGAGAATACTGTAGTAACATAGCAGTCAAGCTTGCCAAACTTGCTTTCAAGATAAATCAAAAGTAATAAGGTTTTTTTGGAGTTAAGGTTCCTACATTGATGAGATAAAATGTTCTACTGACAAGCATGGAAGTCTCTCTGGAGATAGAGAGTAATGGGAAAGAAATACAAACAATAAGGAATATGATGAAGGATAATTGCACTGAGTAACCATTTTGGGGGCATGTTAGGAGTTCttattcttcctttaaaaattggCAGTA harbors:
- the TXNL4A gene encoding thioredoxin-like protein 4A isoform X1; translated protein: MSYMLPHLHNGWQVDQAILSEEDRVVVIRFGHDWDPTCMKMDEVLYSIAEKVKNFAVIYLVDITEVPDFNKMYELYDPCTVMFFFRNKHIMIDLGTGNNNKINWAMEDKQEMIDIIETVYRGARKGRGLVVSPKDYSTKYRY